One Cucurbita pepo subsp. pepo cultivar mu-cu-16 chromosome LG07, ASM280686v2, whole genome shotgun sequence genomic region harbors:
- the LOC111799136 gene encoding auxin-responsive protein IAA33, translating into MNTFHSHTQSPAAAAAAAEYFKMRRWPETQLGPPPLQQQQMEEEEEEEEDFAAVIPPVTVVLEGRAICQRISLHKHASYESLAKALRRMFVDDDDGGGGEPSGERQLDLANAVPGHLVAYEDIENDLLLAGDLNWNDFVRVAKRIRILPIKANSRRGRGNN; encoded by the exons ATGAACACCTTCCACTCTCACACACAATCCccagccgccgccgccgccgccgccgagtATTTCAAGATGAGGCGGTGGCCGGAGACCCAACTGGGTCCTCCTCCgctgcagcagcagcagatggaggaggaggaggaggaggaggaggatttCGCGGCGGTGATTCCGCCCGTGACGGTGGTTCTTGAAGGGAGAGCGATCTGCCAGCGGATCAGCCTCCACAAACATGCAAGCTATGAGAGCCTTGCTAAGGCTCTTAGAAGGATGTTCGTTGACGACGATGACGGTGGCGGTGGCGAACCCTCCGGTGAACGGCAGCTGGACTTGGCTAACGCGGTTCCCGGTCATCTTGTTGCTTATGAAGATATTGAAAATGATCTTCTTCTTGCCGGTGATCTGAATTGGAA TGATTTCGTGCGGGTGGCGAAGAGAATTCGAATACTTCCAATAAAAGCAAATTCAAGGAGGGGAAgaggaaataattaa